A genome region from Microbacterium terricola includes the following:
- a CDS encoding zinc-dependent alcohol dehydrogenase family protein, whose translation MRAAFMYSAGDVRIEQIPDPVIERPTDAVVRVVRSCICGSDLHPYHSRTENDARTTMGHEFVGVVEDIGAEVATVRTGDFVIAPFAWSDGTCEFCLAGLQTSCVHGGFWNDARHGVLGGQAEAVRVPLADGTLFAVPGIAEDSPLVPSLLTLSDVYGTGWHAARTAGVGAGDTVVVIGDGAVGLLAVLSARQLGADQIILMGRHEVRTDLGRRFGATDVVADRGAEGIAQVRELTPGGLGAAKVLEAVGHMPAYRQAVGVLRPGGTISRVGVPQYEEAPVGFRSLFGKNATLTGGPAPVRAYIEELLPAVLSGEVDPGLVFDRTVTLDEVPRGYREMDERTALKVLVTP comes from the coding sequence ATGCGCGCAGCCTTCATGTACTCCGCCGGTGACGTCCGTATCGAGCAGATCCCCGACCCCGTCATCGAGCGGCCGACCGACGCCGTCGTGCGCGTGGTGCGCTCGTGCATCTGCGGCTCCGACCTGCATCCGTACCACTCCCGCACCGAGAACGACGCCCGCACCACGATGGGCCATGAGTTCGTGGGCGTCGTCGAGGATATCGGCGCGGAGGTCGCGACGGTGCGCACAGGCGACTTCGTGATCGCGCCGTTCGCCTGGTCGGACGGCACGTGCGAATTCTGCCTCGCCGGTCTGCAGACCTCCTGCGTGCACGGCGGCTTCTGGAACGACGCCAGGCACGGCGTGCTGGGCGGCCAGGCCGAGGCGGTGCGGGTGCCGCTCGCCGACGGCACCCTGTTCGCGGTCCCCGGCATCGCGGAGGACTCGCCGCTCGTGCCGTCGCTGCTGACGCTGTCGGATGTGTACGGCACCGGCTGGCACGCGGCGAGGACGGCCGGCGTCGGCGCGGGCGACACCGTGGTCGTCATCGGCGACGGCGCGGTGGGACTGCTCGCGGTGCTGTCGGCCAGGCAGCTCGGCGCCGATCAGATCATCCTGATGGGCCGCCACGAGGTGCGCACGGACCTGGGTCGCCGTTTCGGTGCGACCGACGTCGTCGCCGACCGCGGCGCGGAGGGCATCGCCCAGGTGCGCGAGCTGACCCCCGGCGGTCTGGGCGCTGCGAAGGTCCTCGAGGCGGTCGGGCACATGCCCGCGTACCGTCAGGCGGTCGGCGTGCTGCGCCCCGGTGGGACCATCAGCCGCGTCGGCGTGCCGCAGTACGAGGAGGCGCCGGTGGGGTTCCGGTCGCTGTTCGGCAAGAACGCGACCCTGACCGGCGGGCCGGCGCCGGTCCGCGCCTACATCGAGGAGCTGCTGCCCGCTGTGCTGTCCGGTGAGGTCGATCCTGGTCTCGTCTTCGACCGGACCGTCACGCTCGACGAGGTGCCGAGGGGCTACCGCGAGATGGACGAGCGGACCGCGCTGAAGGTGCTCGTCACGCCGTGA
- a CDS encoding GTP pyrophosphokinase yields the protein MAVISDEGTMTFSPQELRSMRDEFQHFLLPYEFGLREIETKLAILRDEFQHMHDYNPIEHVSSRLKSADSLVEKVERKGIEPGFEAIRAGITDIAGVRVTCSFVKDAYRLFDLLTQQDDITIRRVKDYIAEPKANGYKSLHVVVDVPVFLSSGRVDVPVEVQFRTIAMDFWASLEHKIYYKFDSKVPDRLLAELKDAADTAADLDTRMERLHRELHGGRVIAV from the coding sequence ATGGCGGTCATCTCCGACGAAGGCACCATGACGTTCTCGCCGCAGGAGCTGCGATCGATGCGCGACGAGTTCCAGCACTTCCTGCTGCCCTACGAGTTCGGGCTGCGCGAGATCGAGACGAAGCTCGCGATCCTGCGCGACGAGTTCCAGCACATGCACGACTACAACCCGATCGAGCACGTCTCCAGCCGGCTCAAGTCCGCGGACAGCCTGGTGGAGAAGGTCGAGCGCAAGGGGATCGAGCCCGGTTTCGAGGCAATCCGCGCCGGGATCACCGACATCGCGGGGGTGCGTGTGACCTGCAGCTTCGTGAAGGACGCGTACCGCCTGTTCGACCTGCTCACCCAGCAGGACGACATCACGATCCGGCGGGTCAAGGACTACATCGCCGAGCCCAAGGCCAACGGCTACAAGAGCCTGCACGTCGTCGTCGACGTGCCGGTGTTCCTGTCGTCCGGCCGGGTGGACGTCCCGGTCGAGGTGCAGTTCCGCACGATCGCGATGGACTTCTGGGCCAGTCTCGAGCACAAGATCTACTACAAGTTCGACAGCAAGGTCCCCGACCGGCTGCTGGCGGAGCTGAAGGACGCAGCGGACACCGCCGCCGACCTCGACACCCGGATGGAGCGCCTGCACCGCGAGCTGCACGGCGGGCGCGTCATCGCGGTCTGA
- a CDS encoding cold-shock protein: MAFGTVKWFNADKGFGFIEPEDGTPDVFAHFSAIEGGGYRSLDEAQRVEFDVEQGPKGPQASRIRAV; the protein is encoded by the coding sequence ATGGCTTTTGGAACTGTGAAGTGGTTCAACGCGGACAAGGGATTCGGGTTCATCGAGCCCGAGGACGGTACGCCCGATGTGTTCGCGCACTTCAGCGCGATCGAGGGTGGCGGCTACCGCTCGCTCGATGAGGCTCAGCGCGTCGAGTTCGACGTCGAGCAGGGCCCGAAGGGCCCCCAGGCATCGCGCATCCGCGCCGTCTGA
- a CDS encoding SRPBCC family protein — protein MPITSVSKNPDALTMTVVADFAAPVERLWQAYADPRQLERFWGPPGWPATFYRHDVYPGGRSSYAMTGPDGESSNAFWEFLAVDPGRSFEVRDGFATADGSENTDMPSMRMSFTFEGTDEGSRVTTTTFFPSAEALDQLLGMGMEDGMRAAMGQMDDVLADLASFASDRATEAQILDDTRVRVARTIRGTLDQVWQAHNDAALMKRWLLGPDGWEMTVCDIADQVGDGYRYEWAPIGGGEGGFGFEGELVASDAPYRAVTTERMIGMEGPGTLNELTLTPVDGGTLLSIVITYPSVELRDIVLATGMTDGMEASYARLESQLVPA, from the coding sequence ATGCCCATCACCTCTGTCAGCAAGAACCCCGACGCGCTCACGATGACCGTGGTCGCCGATTTCGCCGCCCCGGTCGAGCGACTCTGGCAGGCCTACGCCGACCCGCGTCAGCTCGAGCGGTTCTGGGGCCCCCCGGGGTGGCCCGCCACCTTCTACCGCCACGACGTGTACCCGGGCGGGCGGTCCAGCTACGCCATGACCGGGCCGGACGGCGAGAGCTCGAACGCGTTCTGGGAGTTCCTCGCGGTCGACCCCGGCCGCAGCTTCGAGGTGCGCGACGGGTTCGCCACCGCCGACGGCTCGGAGAACACCGACATGCCGAGCATGCGGATGAGCTTCACCTTCGAGGGAACCGACGAGGGCTCGCGGGTGACCACGACCACCTTCTTCCCCTCCGCCGAGGCGCTCGACCAGCTGCTCGGCATGGGCATGGAGGACGGGATGCGGGCGGCCATGGGGCAGATGGACGACGTCCTCGCCGACCTCGCCTCGTTCGCCTCCGACCGGGCGACCGAGGCCCAGATCCTCGACGACACCCGCGTGCGGGTCGCGCGCACCATCCGCGGCACCCTCGACCAGGTCTGGCAGGCGCACAACGACGCCGCGCTCATGAAGCGCTGGCTGCTCGGCCCGGACGGGTGGGAGATGACGGTGTGCGACATCGCCGATCAGGTCGGCGACGGCTACCGGTACGAATGGGCGCCGATCGGCGGCGGTGAGGGCGGCTTCGGCTTCGAAGGCGAACTCGTTGCGTCGGATGCCCCGTACCGGGCGGTGACGACCGAGCGCATGATCGGCATGGAGGGCCCGGGCACGCTGAACGAGCTCACCCTGACGCCCGTGGACGGGGGCACGCTGCTGAGCATCGTGATCACCTATCCGAGCGTCGAGCTGCGCGACATCGTGCTCGCGACCGGCATGACCGACGGCATGGAAGCCAGCTACGCCCGGCTGGAGTCGCAGCTCGTTCCGGCGTAG
- a CDS encoding ArsR/SmtB family transcription factor — MVVQIELSDDAVDRIFRALADATRRDIVRRTLGGEASVSDLAASYDMSFAAVQKHVAVLEGAGLVTKHPHGRERMVRGNPEAIRQAQILLDRYEQIWRGRIGKLDALLADDITPGV; from the coding sequence ATGGTTGTACAAATCGAACTCAGCGACGACGCGGTGGACCGGATCTTCCGGGCCCTCGCCGATGCGACGCGACGCGACATCGTCCGGCGCACCCTGGGGGGCGAGGCATCGGTCTCCGACCTCGCGGCCTCATACGACATGTCCTTCGCCGCAGTGCAGAAGCACGTGGCCGTCCTCGAGGGGGCGGGTCTGGTGACCAAGCATCCCCACGGCCGCGAGCGCATGGTGCGCGGCAACCCCGAAGCGATCAGGCAGGCGCAGATCCTGCTCGACCGCTACGAGCAGATCTGGCGAGGACGCATCGGCAAGCTCGATGCGCTGCTCGCCGACGACATCACCCCCGGCGTCTGA
- a CDS encoding fibronectin type III domain-containing protein, which yields MNLRRAVSAVIIGALIGAGVAAAPALAAGPSSPSGLAADAYVDGTVHFAWAASPGASAYRVEWSADPTFPTGAVSMVDTYGLDHVTRSQPNASSPADAPAEIYWRVTAFGTGTSTSTLGEPSGANLVEVGLDSAPETLRPGAEDAVEHIAYPDPTVFSWEPVVGAISYQLEYTSDTLGGGASVTQAVAGTQFAPVNPLARVDSSGNVLTWTWRVRAQFYNGTTSASPAVFGTWSPAREFQITWDDAPSDLHPADEVATVHSDLAFSWDAVPGAAKYRVTFGEAADGVGANRTILNPRTIDVFTTTYIPTVQVSDTTRFWQVTPLDYANNLGTPSAVQQYKKKWTTSDQASLPSDPGNAAPVSVTGSTSSLTAPTTYLSDFELAWQPLPRATFYDLEVRDTYSNVYVCRTASTSATILGRYESGLDNSGAGEVLKSVGDCLWDTTNTLQKGTPIQPGRTYNWRVRGVDLTGSSTTSITAALPSGAQISNWSETRYVTVSPEDRPVPETVAVDLDLDAFATDNPSSASGQPAPLMSWSRSGRIVDEAWANAPAYLVTLYKNPQRTAEIASVVTTSTTLRLNGVLADNVTAEPYYASVHPVAFAITQFTGGILLIGGVDNESHDSFEWHKESHSLTGLSTTALTDGSVRLSWNPQSVTGLQDGGSRGYQVRVFNGSVQQGIAKEVEYPFFMAQKPAASNDASFPSTATDVPLAPGTNYSFDVAPLDANGNPGPVSKSSTFSVGIATPAVSAPASVAGGSAALTWASVPGALKYSVQYRRVGGTWSSAVVVSQTAATITGLDQGSYEWQVRTHDASNLTTNVSPWSTTQTFSVGSAPGGVQLEDATVLPLNDRVLYWASTVDGATRFLVQIAEDVAFTAGVKNYETVATSFAIPDALVANKQYYWRVKALSEPVGASSALRVLAVSAADTFTARTVPAKVSGLTLTKVDTGLTAKWTLLTGAATGTDVPIRYVVAYREKSSDGDWSGAIQTETGTAVSSFGVQNLEPGMVYEFRVAATNSEGLGPWSDVKELATATAPTGAPTLTVTPKLGELSLKIGSVSANGGSAITGYRVSYRVSGAVTWTTKDIPVSSTYALTGLENATGYQVSVAAINVIGEGPATEVSTRTLGYSSAPQTLKATRGDTKATVTWTAPATPNGTVTGYVVEKRLGTTGTWTAAATTSASTLTAALTGLTNGKTYQIRVAAKTSVGVGTYAAAVSVLPAGKPLAPTKVTAVSDRKGTITVAWPKASSNGSAITSYVVKYSTNGSSWSTLKTVSASTLKVVTTKGSHGKRVYFTVYAKNALGTSPASAKVSVIRK from the coding sequence ATGAACCTTCGCAGAGCGGTTTCCGCTGTCATCATCGGTGCGCTGATCGGGGCCGGCGTCGCCGCGGCTCCCGCCTTGGCCGCCGGACCGTCATCGCCGTCCGGCCTCGCCGCCGACGCCTACGTCGACGGGACCGTCCACTTCGCGTGGGCCGCGTCGCCGGGGGCGAGCGCGTACCGGGTCGAGTGGTCGGCGGATCCGACGTTCCCCACGGGTGCGGTGTCGATGGTCGACACGTACGGGCTCGACCATGTCACCCGCTCGCAGCCGAATGCCTCCTCACCGGCGGACGCGCCCGCGGAGATCTACTGGCGCGTGACCGCGTTCGGCACCGGCACGAGCACCTCGACCCTCGGAGAGCCCTCCGGCGCCAACCTCGTGGAGGTCGGGCTCGACTCCGCCCCCGAGACCCTCCGGCCAGGCGCAGAGGACGCGGTGGAGCACATCGCCTACCCCGATCCGACGGTGTTCTCGTGGGAGCCGGTGGTCGGTGCGATCTCCTACCAACTCGAGTACACCTCGGACACGCTGGGCGGGGGCGCCAGCGTCACCCAGGCCGTGGCCGGAACGCAGTTCGCCCCGGTGAACCCGCTCGCCCGCGTCGACAGCAGCGGCAACGTGCTCACCTGGACCTGGCGCGTGCGGGCGCAGTTCTACAACGGGACGACCTCGGCCTCGCCGGCGGTCTTCGGCACGTGGTCGCCGGCCCGGGAGTTCCAGATCACCTGGGATGACGCGCCGTCCGACCTCCACCCGGCCGACGAGGTCGCCACGGTCCACTCCGACCTGGCGTTCAGCTGGGACGCCGTCCCCGGTGCCGCGAAGTACCGCGTGACCTTCGGCGAGGCGGCGGACGGCGTCGGCGCGAACCGGACGATCCTGAACCCGCGCACGATCGACGTGTTCACCACGACCTACATCCCCACGGTGCAGGTGTCCGACACCACCCGGTTCTGGCAGGTGACCCCGCTCGACTACGCCAACAACCTCGGCACCCCGTCGGCGGTGCAGCAGTACAAGAAGAAGTGGACGACCTCCGACCAGGCGTCGCTCCCCTCCGATCCGGGCAACGCCGCCCCGGTCAGCGTCACCGGGTCGACCAGCTCGCTCACCGCCCCGACGACCTACCTGTCGGACTTCGAGCTCGCCTGGCAGCCGCTGCCCCGTGCGACGTTCTACGACCTCGAGGTGCGCGACACGTACAGCAACGTCTACGTGTGCCGCACCGCATCCACTTCGGCGACCATCCTCGGTCGGTACGAGAGCGGTCTCGACAACTCGGGTGCCGGCGAAGTGCTGAAGAGCGTGGGCGACTGCCTGTGGGACACCACCAATACGCTTCAGAAGGGAACGCCGATCCAGCCCGGTCGCACCTACAACTGGCGCGTGCGGGGTGTCGACCTCACCGGATCATCGACCACGTCGATCACGGCCGCGCTCCCGAGCGGCGCGCAGATCTCCAACTGGTCCGAGACCCGCTACGTCACCGTCAGCCCCGAGGATCGCCCCGTCCCCGAGACGGTCGCCGTCGACCTCGACCTGGACGCCTTCGCGACAGACAATCCCTCGAGCGCGAGCGGCCAGCCGGCACCGCTCATGTCCTGGAGTCGGTCTGGACGCATCGTCGATGAGGCATGGGCGAACGCCCCTGCCTACCTGGTGACCCTCTACAAGAACCCCCAGCGCACGGCTGAGATCGCCAGTGTGGTCACGACCAGCACCACCCTGCGGCTCAACGGTGTTCTTGCCGACAACGTCACGGCTGAGCCGTATTACGCCTCGGTGCACCCCGTCGCCTTCGCGATCACCCAGTTCACCGGTGGAATCCTCCTCATCGGCGGCGTCGACAACGAGAGCCACGATTCCTTCGAATGGCACAAGGAGAGCCACTCCCTCACGGGTCTGAGCACGACGGCGCTCACCGACGGCTCGGTGCGCCTGTCGTGGAACCCTCAGAGCGTGACCGGCCTCCAGGACGGCGGCAGTCGCGGGTACCAGGTGCGGGTCTTCAACGGAAGCGTCCAGCAGGGCATCGCGAAGGAGGTCGAGTACCCGTTCTTCATGGCGCAGAAGCCGGCCGCCTCCAACGACGCGTCGTTCCCGTCGACCGCGACCGATGTGCCGCTCGCGCCGGGGACCAACTACTCGTTCGACGTGGCCCCGCTCGACGCGAACGGCAATCCAGGCCCGGTCAGCAAGTCGTCGACCTTCAGCGTCGGGATCGCGACCCCGGCGGTGTCGGCGCCCGCCTCCGTCGCCGGCGGCTCGGCGGCCCTGACGTGGGCCTCGGTTCCTGGCGCGCTCAAGTACTCGGTGCAGTACCGCCGTGTGGGCGGCACCTGGTCGTCCGCCGTCGTCGTCTCGCAGACGGCCGCGACCATCACCGGCCTGGACCAGGGCAGCTACGAGTGGCAGGTGCGCACGCACGATGCTTCCAACCTGACGACCAACGTCAGCCCGTGGAGCACGACGCAGACGTTCAGCGTCGGCAGCGCACCAGGCGGTGTGCAGCTCGAAGACGCGACCGTGCTGCCGCTGAACGACCGCGTGCTGTACTGGGCGTCCACCGTCGACGGCGCCACGCGCTTCCTGGTGCAGATCGCGGAGGATGTGGCCTTCACCGCGGGCGTCAAGAACTACGAGACCGTCGCCACCTCGTTCGCGATCCCCGACGCCCTCGTCGCGAACAAGCAGTACTACTGGCGCGTGAAGGCGCTGTCCGAGCCTGTGGGCGCGTCGTCCGCGCTGCGCGTGCTGGCGGTGTCCGCGGCGGACACCTTCACCGCGCGCACCGTTCCCGCGAAGGTCTCGGGGCTGACCCTCACCAAGGTGGACACGGGCCTGACGGCGAAGTGGACGCTGCTCACGGGTGCCGCCACAGGCACCGATGTGCCGATCAGGTATGTCGTGGCGTACCGCGAGAAGAGCTCGGACGGCGATTGGTCGGGCGCCATCCAGACGGAGACCGGGACGGCCGTGTCGAGCTTCGGGGTGCAGAACCTCGAACCGGGGATGGTCTACGAGTTCCGTGTGGCGGCCACGAACAGTGAGGGTCTCGGCCCCTGGTCCGACGTCAAGGAGCTCGCGACCGCGACCGCTCCGACCGGCGCGCCCACGCTGACGGTGACGCCCAAGCTCGGCGAGCTGTCGCTCAAGATCGGCTCGGTCTCCGCCAACGGCGGCAGCGCGATCACGGGCTACCGGGTCAGCTACCGCGTCAGCGGCGCAGTCACGTGGACCACGAAGGACATCCCGGTGTCGTCCACGTACGCCCTGACCGGCCTCGAGAACGCCACCGGCTACCAGGTGTCGGTCGCCGCGATCAACGTGATCGGCGAGGGCCCCGCGACCGAGGTCTCCACACGGACGCTCGGGTACTCCTCGGCGCCCCAGACGCTCAAGGCGACCCGCGGCGACACGAAGGCGACCGTCACGTGGACGGCCCCGGCGACGCCGAACGGCACCGTCACCGGCTACGTCGTCGAGAAGCGCCTCGGCACCACGGGCACGTGGACCGCGGCGGCCACCACCTCCGCGAGCACCCTGACCGCGGCACTGACGGGCCTCACCAACGGGAAGACCTACCAGATCCGCGTGGCGGCCAAGACGAGCGTCGGCGTGGGCACGTACGCGGCCGCCGTGAGCGTCCTGCCTGCGGGCAAGCCGCTCGCGCCCACCAAGGTGACGGCCGTCTCGGACCGGAAGGGCACCATCACGGTGGCGTGGCCGAAGGCGTCGTCCAACGGCTCCGCGATCACGTCGTACGTCGTGAAGTACTCGACGAACGGGTCGTCCTGGTCCACCCTCAAGACCGTCTCGGCCAGCACGCTCAAGGTCGTGACGACCAAGGGCTCGCACGGCAAGCGCGTGTACTTCACGGTGTACGCGAAGAACGCCCTGGGCACGTCGCCGGCCAGCGCGAAGGTGAGCGTCATCCGAAAGTAG
- a CDS encoding DUF3237 domain-containing protein — protein MPSITRAASTRASGGDWWVARGDTVQLDARYVLEVDGGFVDVVNGGYWRAEPDVAARLFAREQVSERELYYRTAFVFQTGSPAHRWLAESQFVGYARPEPGLVCIRVFRLV, from the coding sequence ATGCCGTCGATCACCCGCGCCGCCTCGACGAGGGCGAGCGGCGGCGACTGGTGGGTCGCGCGTGGCGACACGGTGCAGCTGGATGCCCGGTACGTGCTCGAGGTCGACGGCGGATTCGTGGATGTCGTCAACGGCGGCTACTGGCGCGCCGAGCCTGATGTCGCCGCGCGGCTCTTCGCCCGCGAGCAGGTGTCGGAGCGGGAGCTGTACTACCGCACCGCATTCGTGTTCCAGACCGGGTCGCCGGCGCACCGCTGGCTGGCCGAGTCGCAGTTCGTCGGCTACGCGCGACCCGAACCCGGCCTGGTCTGCATCCGCGTGTTCCGGCTGGTCTGA
- a CDS encoding ABC transporter ATP-binding protein — translation MTAADTTTERAGADSGTRGSVVLAGVTKRYGDQVAVDDLSLQIEQGEFLSLLGPSGCGKTTTLRMIAGFEHPDAGDILISGASVLGAPPHKRDVNTVFQAYALFPHMSVAENVAYGLQQRRVPKAEVRERVSTALDMVQMRRFADRKPTQLSGGQQQRVALARALVNRPSVLLLDEPLGALDRQLREEMQLELKLLQSRLGITFVFVTHDQGEALSMSDRIAVMRDGRIEQLADSDTIYGSPASAYVAAFVGQQNFFDGTVAADAASVATPHVLVRPASPITSPAPGAPARAAVRPEFVELATTRPDTDANAAEGRIIGLSHLGETMQFLVQLDAEQAVLSRRPTPDAPRVAVGDSVWCSWRPESVQVFPHDDLAAAAGHVDPPTTRTVRTAQSL, via the coding sequence GTGACGGCTGCAGACACGACGACGGAGCGCGCCGGAGCGGACAGCGGCACACGCGGCTCGGTCGTGCTGGCGGGAGTCACGAAGCGCTACGGCGATCAGGTCGCCGTCGACGACCTCTCGCTGCAGATCGAGCAGGGCGAGTTCCTCTCGCTGCTCGGCCCGTCGGGCTGCGGCAAGACGACGACCCTCCGCATGATCGCCGGCTTCGAGCATCCCGATGCCGGAGACATCCTCATCTCGGGCGCGAGCGTCCTGGGCGCACCGCCCCACAAGCGCGACGTCAACACGGTGTTCCAGGCGTACGCGCTGTTCCCGCACATGTCGGTCGCGGAGAACGTCGCCTACGGCCTGCAGCAGCGCCGCGTGCCGAAGGCGGAGGTGCGCGAACGCGTGTCCACGGCCCTCGACATGGTGCAGATGCGCCGCTTCGCCGACCGCAAGCCGACCCAGCTGTCCGGCGGGCAGCAGCAGCGCGTCGCGCTCGCGCGGGCACTCGTCAACCGCCCATCGGTGCTGCTGCTCGACGAGCCGCTCGGCGCCCTCGACCGCCAGCTCCGCGAGGAGATGCAGCTCGAGCTCAAGCTGCTCCAGTCGCGGCTGGGCATCACGTTCGTCTTCGTCACCCACGATCAGGGCGAGGCGCTGTCGATGAGCGACCGCATCGCCGTCATGCGGGACGGGCGCATCGAGCAGCTCGCCGACTCCGACACCATCTACGGATCGCCGGCATCGGCCTACGTGGCCGCGTTCGTCGGCCAGCAGAACTTCTTCGACGGGACAGTCGCGGCGGACGCCGCATCCGTCGCCACGCCGCACGTGCTCGTGCGGCCGGCCTCCCCGATCACCTCCCCCGCTCCCGGCGCCCCGGCCCGCGCCGCCGTGCGGCCCGAGTTCGTCGAGCTCGCGACGACGCGTCCTGACACCGACGCCAACGCCGCCGAGGGCCGGATCATCGGCCTGTCGCACCTGGGCGAGACGATGCAGTTCCTCGTGCAGCTGGACGCCGAGCAGGCCGTGCTCTCGCGGCGACCCACCCCCGACGCGCCACGGGTGGCCGTCGGCGACTCGGTGTGGTGCTCGTGGCGACCGGAATCCGTGCAGGTGTTCCCGCACGATGATCTCGCTGCCGCCGCCGGGCACGTCGACCCGCCCACCACCCGCACCGTCCGCACCGCGCAGTCCCTGTAA
- a CDS encoding polyamine ABC transporter substrate-binding protein, which translates to MAEQNPVRILASRAAAPVIVQELTRRRFLSLAAIAGGTAFLAACAGPSSKPTPVATGGDVEDALSIYSWGDYDAPEVLTSFTDEFGAKITVDSFGSNEELISKLVAAKGTGGYDIIVPTGVFIPQMIENGLLLKLNKELIPNLEHMDAAYLGREWDPENEYSICKAWGTTGFVYDKTVITRELTSWADFLDAAQNEASGKTSVLDDPAEITGMYYWANGIDWNTTDTAEIDACEDFVVNTLAPHIAAFDSYPGSGAIPQGTHALIEVWNGDARQGILNSSDPDKWQWVLGSPTTELWMDNWAISASAPHPEAAHAFINYVLTPENAIAELDYIGYHTGAKDIQSTAEEEGLERLDLVFFTPEQLATMKDGEVNEAQQRTVDIWNKAKAAAGA; encoded by the coding sequence ATGGCCGAGCAGAACCCCGTCCGCATCCTCGCCAGCCGCGCCGCGGCGCCCGTCATCGTGCAGGAGCTGACGCGTCGGCGCTTCCTCTCGCTGGCCGCCATCGCCGGCGGCACCGCGTTCCTCGCGGCGTGCGCCGGGCCGAGCAGCAAGCCCACGCCGGTCGCCACCGGCGGCGACGTCGAGGACGCACTGTCGATCTACTCGTGGGGCGACTACGACGCCCCCGAGGTGCTCACCTCGTTCACCGACGAGTTCGGCGCGAAGATCACCGTCGACTCGTTCGGGTCGAATGAGGAGCTCATCTCGAAGCTCGTGGCGGCCAAGGGCACCGGCGGGTACGACATCATCGTGCCGACCGGCGTCTTCATCCCGCAGATGATCGAGAACGGACTGCTGCTGAAGCTCAACAAGGAGCTGATCCCCAACCTCGAGCACATGGATGCCGCGTACCTCGGCCGCGAGTGGGACCCGGAGAACGAGTACTCGATCTGCAAGGCGTGGGGCACGACGGGGTTCGTCTACGACAAGACCGTCATCACCCGGGAGCTGACCAGCTGGGCCGATTTCCTGGATGCTGCGCAGAACGAGGCGAGCGGCAAGACCAGCGTGCTCGACGACCCCGCCGAGATCACCGGCATGTACTACTGGGCGAACGGCATCGACTGGAACACCACCGACACCGCAGAGATCGACGCGTGCGAGGACTTCGTGGTCAACACGCTCGCACCGCACATCGCCGCGTTCGACTCGTACCCCGGCTCCGGCGCCATCCCGCAGGGCACGCATGCCCTGATCGAGGTGTGGAACGGCGATGCGCGGCAGGGGATCCTGAACTCGTCCGACCCCGACAAGTGGCAGTGGGTGCTCGGGTCGCCGACGACGGAGCTGTGGATGGACAACTGGGCGATCTCGGCGAGCGCCCCGCACCCCGAGGCCGCGCACGCCTTCATCAACTACGTCCTCACGCCCGAGAACGCGATCGCCGAACTCGACTACATCGGCTACCACACCGGCGCGAAGGACATCCAGTCCACGGCGGAGGAGGAGGGGCTCGAGCGCCTCGATCTCGTGTTCTTCACGCCGGAGCAGCTCGCGACCATGAAGGACGGCGAAGTCAACGAAGCCCAGCAGCGCACCGTCGACATCTGGAACAAGGCGAAGGCCGCAGCGGGTGCGTAG
- a CDS encoding ABC transporter permease: MRRLRLPGFALAIPAWAWLLVFFVLPVAVVFWYSFGYKPGMFGTHANDVLSFDRYAEVLTPTFFDTFLNTLWIGLGGTALCFVIGAPVAYWMALKAPARSKGLLIALVLVPFWTNFLVRTIGWQVILAPEGIVSHVLQLVGLAPLEILYTRPAVLLGVVYNYLPLMILPLFVAFDRVGLPLREASKDLGADSIRTFLRVTFPLARPGVIVGVLLVYIPLMGDYITATVLGGAKGNMVGQLVASQFQTAQNWALGSAMAVMLILIILGSVALLGALAWLVSLPFRSRNRLVLGEAAS, translated from the coding sequence GTGCGTAGGCTGCGGCTGCCGGGGTTCGCCCTCGCGATCCCCGCGTGGGCGTGGCTGCTGGTCTTCTTCGTCCTGCCGGTCGCAGTCGTCTTCTGGTACAGCTTCGGCTACAAGCCGGGCATGTTCGGCACGCACGCCAACGACGTGCTGTCCTTCGACCGCTATGCCGAGGTGCTGACGCCGACCTTCTTCGACACGTTCCTGAACACGCTGTGGATCGGGCTCGGCGGCACCGCGCTGTGCTTCGTGATCGGCGCGCCGGTCGCCTACTGGATGGCCCTCAAGGCGCCCGCGCGCTCCAAGGGACTCCTGATCGCCCTCGTGCTGGTGCCGTTCTGGACGAACTTCCTGGTGCGAACGATCGGATGGCAGGTGATCCTCGCACCCGAGGGCATCGTCTCGCACGTGCTGCAGCTGGTCGGGCTCGCGCCGCTCGAGATCCTCTACACCCGGCCCGCGGTGCTGCTGGGCGTGGTCTACAACTACCTGCCGCTGATGATCCTGCCGCTGTTCGTCGCGTTCGACCGGGTCGGCCTGCCGCTGCGGGAGGCGTCGAAGGATCTCGGTGCCGACAGCATCCGGACGTTCCTGCGGGTGACGTTCCCGCTCGCCCGCCCCGGCGTGATCGTCGGCGTGCTGCTGGTGTACATCCCGCTGATGGGCGACTACATCACCGCGACGGTGCTCGGCGGCGCGAAGGGCAACATGGTCGGGCAGCTCGTCGCGAGTCAGTTCCAGACCGCCCAGAACTGGGCGCTCGGCTCGGCGATGGCGGTCATGCTGATCCTCATCATCCTCGGCTCGGTCGCCCTGCTCGGTGCCCTGGCGTGGCTCGTCAGCCTGCCGTTCCGTTCCCGCAACCGTCTCGTCCTCGGGGAGGCTGCGTCGTGA